The window cagagaggacgtagcaaatgcctcgacagtcgttacaggtcagattaatattttacagcaaagtaccactgtcttattcgatactgggcaacccattcttatatatccagggcatttgctgagaagttagcaagaccCCCAGAgatactcagtagtcagtttctgacgaccttaccttcgggagaaattatggcatccacgcactggctcagagcagtgccagtcattatagcaaacagagagctcttttgtgatctgatagtgctaaatatgactgactacgacgtcatatttgggatggacttcttgatcaaatacggtgcctcaatagaatgccgtaagcagaaagttgtattccaacctgaagcagaagcacagttcgagttcgtcggagaaccaaagaaaaagcccaaaaagtttctctcagctatgaaggcatagagattaatggattcaggatgtacgggatttttagcacacgtagttagtaccagtcaggacaaggatcgacagctagcagaggtccgagtcgtatgtgactacccagcagtcttccccgaagagttaccaggcctagtactagacagggagattgaattcgagatagaactcattcccggtacaaatcttatctccaaagcaccttaccgcatggctccagcagaactgaaggaacttcatgagcaactacaggagctgcttgacaagggcttcatacgtcctagtcactcaccatggggagcgtctGTATTGTTCgcgaagaagaaggacgggagcatgcgcctatgcatagattacagagcactgaaccaggtcaccattaagaacaggtatcctcttcccagaatagatgacctgttcgatcagctaaagggagcagcagtgttctctaagatagacctcagatcaggttatcatcaggtgaaagttaaagaaggggatatacccaagacaacatttaggactagatacggacattatgagttcgtcgTCAttccctttggtgtgacaaatgctccagctacattcatggacctcatgaacagggtattcagagaatacttagataagttcgttatcgtattcatcgatgacattcttatctattcaggaactcaggaggaacacgcagagcacctgaaaatagtactgcagacgcttcagcagaaccagttgtacaccaagttcacaaaatgtgaattttggttagatcaagtgtccttcctgggtcacatcatctcaaaggatggtatcatggtagaccctagtaaaatagaagctgtgcgtaactggaaaagacccaagaataccagtgagatcaggagctttctgggattagcaggttattacagaaagttcgtagaagacttctccaggatagcctccccactgacaactcttaccagaaagaacagaaaatttcagtggacagaggactgtgagaacagctttagcgagctaaagaggagattgaccagtgcacctattctgaccctaccagagaacacagatagctttgatatgtatagtgatgcctctaagttgggactaggagcagtgctgatgcaagacggcaaggtgatcgcctacgccttcagacaactcaaggattatgagaagaactatcctacccatgaccttgagcttgcagcagtggtgttcgctctcaaaatttgaagacattacttgtatggagctcagtgcagagtgtatacagatcatcagagtctgaagtacttcttcactcagaaggatctgaatatgcgacagcgcagatggctagaactggtcaaggactacgatatagacatcctctaccacccaggaaaggcaaatagggtagcagatgcacttagcagaaagtccagtgctgctctattatctctacagccatgtcaccgcccctacagaaggagatcacagacttcggtcttgaactcatagttggacagctctctgctatgacattagagtctaccttacttggtgacattcagacagctcaggaacaggatcctgaaattcagaaaatcaagcaagggatagcagaatcagaaggtggagagttcagaatatcagatagcggggtattatactttggtgacagattatgcgttccagatcaggaggaactacgaagcaagattttagaggaggctcacaagactccctatgcgatgatcctggctccaccaaaatgtaccaggacttgaagaaacgtttttggtggcctgggatgaagagaggcatcgctcgatatgtcagcatctACCTAACCTAtcaaagggttaaggcagaacatcagagaccgggaggagttttgcagcccattcagatacccgaatggaagtgggaagacatttctatggatttcatagtgggattacccagaaccacgaatggttttgataccatctgggtaatagtcgacaggttgacaaaatcagcccacttcttagctatcaggatatcctactccatggaacagctagcacagttgtatctcaaggagatcgttagactacatggagtcccacgaaccattatatcagacagagacagtaggttcacatcacacttctgggagtgtgtacagtcagctctgggcacgaagttaaagttcagcacagccttccatcctcagacagatggtcagacggagcgagtaaatcaggtactcgaagatatgctccgagcatgtgccctagacttcaaaggaagttggtgcaaatatttgagtttagcaaaatttgcatacaacaacagctatcagtccactatcggcatggcaccttacgaggctctctatgggcggaggtgtagatctccaatctgctggtatgagagtggtgaacagaaagaactagagcttcagacagatctagtggcagataccacagtagctatacagcagatccgccagaggatagagacagctcagagccgccagaaaagctatgctgatacacggcgcagacctttagagttctcagttggggattcagtattcctcagagtagctcccatgaagggagtaatgcgttttgggaagaagggcaaactaagtcccagatatgtgggaccataccttatcagtagaagtgtgggcaaggtagcatatgagttagagctaccccaggaaatgtcagctgtccacaacgtatttcatgtctctatgttgaagaagcatatcccagatgccacccaggtgattgagccccagctggtacaagtccgcgaagacctcagctatgatagtcggcctattcagataatagaccgagcagttaagaagttgcggaacaaggaggtaccattagtaaaagtcatttggcaaagtcacacagcagaagaggcaacatgggagacagaagccagcatgagacagaagtacccagagttattttaagttcgaggacgaactttttataaggtatgggggattgtagcgcccgaaaattctcaaaactattttagaaatattctatgatttttctggaattttaggatatttttatagaatttttagagtagcgaaggtagaaaaaacaaatagaaccgtaaaatagcctacacgggaattgaacccgagacctattgggttctatgacttatggtgaaccttagtaaccaggtgaacccagcaaggccgtgctgaaaggaaagggaaacaattaaatttatattcaagttgggccgaaattaccacttaatataaataagaaattattaagtgagagttttattttaattgtgattctcttctcctcaaccctcaccgccgcccactcctccttcccctccctctctcggtgcaccaagccaagggttctaggggcacctcccggcaacatcaagggcacgaggacgctccccttcgcgagaggaacgcatagacgtgagaagatcgttgaagagatctctcctccgtgaaacctagcgattagaatcgtaagaaattacgaacaggaggtaagaaacccctcacctgcagtataagtagctctcgtgtgaatttcatgtattagtttagtaatatgtagattatcgacacaaaggatgcgaattagcgcataccaagtgttcgatttaaatggtttagcacagaaaaatgcagcttaggcattttagtagcccaaataaatgcaatagaagaattttatagcttatttagtcttgctccagcttttacaggactagatgtccaatgggagGGCTCCCAcggtcgcctctaggtttagataacctagttctaggtttagacaacctagtaaaagcaagacaatgatttattagcttatgttcagtattttacttttcagtggcactgtactggattagatatccattgggttgggctcccacagtcgtccctaggttcagataacctagtaaccctactaaattcgggacttgcaaacccgggtctagttaagggtgcgcgcacagcaggtacagttgtcgggcccattagaaacatgattatgtattttaatcattatgataatagctttccaaactcacaatcagtcatgtgattatattttaaaatcagttcttGTTCAGCTCTAGTTTAACTCAGTTATAtttcagtttagtcctttcttgttgatacttcagttattgccatgaATAGCTCTTTGTTTCTATGTTTAGTATcatagtatgtcatgcctagcattctccatcatgttttcaatcagcatctttcaaaagcatgaactcatcgtatgcatgttttagtgaggtagatggtttcttactaagctctcgagcttacagatgctttttccttatactgcagataaaggtaaaggaaaggtggactagcggaggctggaggtcaatgcaatgatgaagatgtgtgtggaaggaacctggagtagagatcttggagaaactagcaaactaaaactttagttttatataacgttatttccatatttttagttattttgatgcatgaatcatgaaagacctgtttagattgttagtaatcatgcttagaatgtcagttaaatgttgttagtatgtttatagccatgttagaactCACGTGTATGAatttggcatgaaacagtgctgaaatcagagttctggtatgaaatcagaaaccccaatcgatcggtcgatcgattggaggcttctcaatcgatcagccgatcgattggggagttcgtaccacgaacagtaggcttctggatcaatcagccgatcgatctagcaaattctgtcgcgaacagtaggccctgggatcgatcactgatcgattggctagtctggttcgatcagccgatcgatccagaatattggccgagcacagtagcgtgctggatcgatcactggatcgatccaacctgacttccgcatacagtagccacctggatcgatcaatggatcgatccggccattccaatagatccgtggatcgattgggaggcccgatatcagcaagaaactcttagttaagttccttgaccattgggggatgtaatatatgtcatgaatagtttagattacaccccttagcacatgtagaaccaagaaatgatgatagtttagcaaagttttaaatagTATAGTTCCGCAACTaggtttaatgatggtcatggaatagttagcacaacataatgtgacgattcggccttacagcttagtcagtagaaggcgggtcgttacaatcctaGAATTAGGGCCAATTGTTCATCCAGAAATTCAAGCGAGGAATTTTATGATTAGACCATCCTTTATCTCAAAAATTCAGCAGGATCAGTTTGAGGGATTAGAATTAGAGAACCCTTATTCACATCTCATGGAATTCCATAGATATTGTAATACATTGAAATATGAGGAGGTTTCATCTAATGCTATACGATTATTGATTTTTCCTTTCAGTCTTAAGGATGCTGCGAAGAGGTGGTTTAATACTTTGCAACCTCAGAGTATCAAAatttgggatgagttagagcaatgatttttgaataaatttttttcaCCGCAAAAGACCATATATTTGAGAAATCAAATTCTGAACTTTAAGCAACTTGCGGGGAGGAATTACATCAAGCCTGGGAGAGAAATTTATCTCTTTTACATTTATGCCCACATCATGGTATAGAGAAATGGTTAATTGTATATTTATTCTATGTTGAGCTTTCTTTCAGAAGTAAGAGTTAGTTAGATTTATCATCCGGAAGATCTTTCATGAAGAGAAGCTTGGATGAAGCATATGAGATAATCTGCAGAATAGCATCAAATCTTAATGATTGGTCAGGATAAAATTTAACGACTCTCTCATTTAGTATATgtgaagataaagaaaaaaaaagtgacgAGGAAAATAAGCAAGAAGGTGTAAATGAGCTTGAAGGAGGCATCACTTTGAATCAAAaagattttcaagatttatttccttggtgttgtgaatCTCTATCAAAAATGTTTGGAAAAGGGATATCTTCAAATGAACCTTTTGAAAAGGTGGAATGTCTAAATGTTTACGAAGATATCTATGAGGAAAATAAAGGATGATATTGGAAACTGAGGAGAATCTAGAAGAAGAGTATCCAAAAGAAGAAATAAAGTTGCTagaacaagacttaactttgccAAAAATAATTCCTCCATAGCATGAGTTAAAGTCATTGCCACCCAACCTCAAATATGCACTCCTTGGATAGAATTCCACTTTTCTAGTTATAATCAATGAAAATTTAACCGAgctagaaacacaaagattgctTAAAGAGTTAAGGTTGAATAGAAATGCAATTGGGTACACTATTGATGATATTAAATGAATTAGTCCTTCTCTTTGCATGCATAGAATCTTACTtgaagaaggatataaaaattcaattgaacatCAAAAGAGGTTGATCCCAAATTTGAAAGAGGTGGTGAAGAAAGAAGTgcttaaacttcttgatgctgggatcatttatcctatttcagatagtgaatgggtgagtccagtgcaTGTAGTTCCAAAGAAAGGAGGGATGACTATAATCAGGAATGAGAATAATAAATTAGTTCCAACACGAATAGTCACAGGGTGGCAAATGTGTATTAACTAcaggaaattaaataaagaaactaGGAAGGATCATTTTCCTTTATCATTTATTGATGAGATGCTTGAAAGATTGGCAAAAcatttatatttttgttatttgGATGGTTATTCAGGATTCTTCCAAATTCcaattcaccctcaagatcaagaGAATACTACTTTTACATGTCCCTACGAAACTTTCGCTTATCATCGTATGCCATTTGAACTTTGTAATGCTCCAACTACATTTCAAAGGtgcatgatggcaattttttcagatttaattgagaaaataatggaagtatttatggatgatttttcAATTTATGGAAATGATTTCGATACTTGTTTACTAAATCTTTCTACGGTTCGTGAACAGTGTGAAGATGTAAACTTGGTGTTAAATTGGAAAAATTATCACTTCATGGTTAAAGAAGAAATTGCTTTGGGACACAAGATATCAGAGCATGGGATTGAAGTAGATCGAGCCAAGGTGGAAGTAATAGAGAAGTTACCCCCGCCGATTAATGTAAAGGGAGTAAGGAGTTTCTTGGGGCATGCTGGATTCTATAGGCGCTTCATTAAGGATTTCTCAAAAATTTCTTAGCCACTTACAAATTTGTTGAATAAAGATGTTGAATTCTGTTTTGATGATGATTGTATGAAGGCTTTCAAAAAGATTAAAAGTACCCTTATCTCATCTCCAGTAATCCAAGCACCAGATTGGTgctggaatgtatactaaaagcttagctttttatagaatcacattggtcaaatgtctacatttatgctaagtgtagttgtctatttaatttatattgtagataacatggtgtgtggtatcacacatagaagatcatgttatcagtttcttataaattataagcagttgctcacaaccaagatggaatagaacaaaccattggagtggttgtagtgtaattagttattagtttatcttgactaataaattacactagtacactatgagtgtattgagcaggaccatttgaggtagtttatttttatactgactatataaaaaaataatacctctgttattatggaagtgtgtactcttaatcatgatataataacaagcacatatacttaatatttattttttttaatttatcaaagggtgtgatttagctcgttaaatcaatagggccgataagttggaaatgatattatttatatggtgtgttgtatagaatgaaactgtgtcctagtaatctaggttgatgatgtccccttgaggaggtcataaggattgtcatgtaaaccctgcaggtggacctagtccggcatgacaatgaagttgagtagtactactcttggggctagatattaattaagtgagttgtcagtaactcatttaattagtgggcatttaatATCTTAacacacagggagactaacacactcatgataaaaaggagttcatatagtaatatgggattggtgtggtagtgcaataataactttttagtggaatgagatattattgatgaactcgagttgggtgttcggggcgaacacggcactacaacaaaaaccctcatagacatcggtggaacaacaacagttttaagcaaaaaccgatgtctatgagtattttacaccagtttttccaaaaatcggtgtctatgagcgcagattttcgctcatagacatcggttttttagccgatgtctatgagcgcctttttttttattaatagacaccggttttaacatcggtttttaaaacccgatgttaataaaccaaaaaaaaaaaaaaattatgtttccactagtcaaaatttacaacacttcgttccctccaaacctaaaccaatatcgcacCGCTTCTctcaacctaaacctaaacctcctgaccatctctctcagcctcatcttccccttccccttccccttcccaAAAAATGTCAATTTCTTTGCGCGTGTCCTTCGCTCCGCACCTCCTTCTCCATGCCACATTCCGCCGGAATTCCATCGGCCGTCGATGTAGAGTTTTTACTATCAGGATCTGCAGCTATCAGGCAATGGCGTCTGCTGAAGCCAAGACGACCCAGCCGCAAACCCTAGACTCTAAGGAGTCTCACTACATGAAGCTCCTCAGCCGCTCCTGCAAAGCCGGAAAGTTCAACGAGTCCCTCTATTTCCTGGAGTACATGGTGGGCAAAGGCTACAAGCTCGACGTCATCCTCTGCACTAAGCTAATCAAGGGGCTCTGCAGCTCGAGGAGCGTCGATAAGGCCGTGCGCGTGATGGACATCCTGGAGTCTCACGGTGAGCCCGATGTCTTCGCTTATAACGCGCTCGTCAGCGGCTTCTGCAAGGCCGGCCGCATCGAATCGGCTATCGAGGTCCTCGGTCGGATGAAGAGCCGGCGCTGTCCTCCGGACATCGTCACCTACAATATTCTCATCGGCTGCTTCTGCACCAGGGGGAAGCTCGACCTGGCCCTGGAGGCCTTGGACAGGCTTCTGGACGACAAGTGCCAGCCGACTGTTGTCACCTTCACCATCTTGATCGAGGCGGCGCTGCTGCAGGGAGGGATTGGCGATGCCATGAAATTTTTGGACGAGATGATGTCGCAGGGGCTTCAGCCGGATAACTACACTTACACCGCCATAATCCGAGGGCTGTGCAGAGAAGGAATGGTGGATGCGGCGTACGAGTTCCTCAAGAGCTTGCCTTCGAGAGAATGCGACCCGGATGTAATGTCCTACAACGTCTTGCTCCGTGGGTTGTTGAGTTACAAGAGATGGGAAGATGGAGAGAAGGTTGTTGGTGAAATGCTTGAGACAGGTGTGAAGCCCAATACTGTTACCTATAGCCTTTTGATCAACTCTTTGTGTCATGAAGGTAAGCTAGACAGAGCAAAGCAGTTGCTTGACGATATGATCAGCAGAGGGCTGAAGCCTGATTCTTATAGCTATGACCCCTTGATCTCTGCTTATTACAAAGCACAGTGGGAAATTCTTAGGTCCGTGCTTTGTGAGAATTATATTGTGATAGAGCTTGTAATTGGAAATCATCTGTCTTTTTCTTCATTCATATTTGCAAATAGCATCTTAAAATCTTGTGTTAAATACTTATTCCAGGTTTTTATGAATGTGTTTGCAGTATGTTCTGTaatctttttgaaaactattggTAATATTTTGGCATAGCTGGTATTGATTTTCTATATACCTCCTTTCCTTTAAAAGCATTAGTTCTTCTTACTATTTCTGAACTTGACTTCTCAATCTTGGGTTACCAAATTTCTCAGTAACCTGATTTACAGGTCTTAGCTAGAGGCATAGAGTGCGACATTGCATTACTTGCAGTTGAGAGTGAAGAATTCTGGAAAGGTGCTGAACCACTTCGTTTTGGTCAATTGCCTTGCCTTCAGGTTGCTGTTGTTCATGAATTGCAAAAATGTTGCTCTTCCTTCATGATAAGCAACTTTTCCATAagtaatttgtgtttcttttgatgCATCATTGAACCTGGTATTAGCCCTTCTCCAGTTGTTCATTGAATtggcttaattattttttaattcctaTAAGCATTTTGCTTCAATGATACAACATATGATTGTTTTTTTTAATCCCTGACTTGCAGGATAATGAAGAGCTGGAAAATTGTAAATAACTGGCCTACACTTCTATATCTGTAATTTTGATGAATTAAGTGTATCAAAATGCCATAATTAGCCTTTTTGTTCATCAAAGCAAACTCCAGTTACCAAGTTTGATAGATTGCTTGTGGTTCTTGTCACATAGTGGTTAGGTATTTATCCAATGTGAAGAAAGTGAGGAAATTTTATGTTCCATTTTGAATCACTGGTAGGTGATGGGCTATTATAATATAATCTATAATGTTCTTTCATAAGGCAACGTACTCCATGTTTCTCCAAGTGAATTTATGCTTTGCCACTTGCAGCatgttttcttttgaaacaatAAAGATATTGATTATCCACACTTGAATTTTATCAGTGGTAATATGTACTTTTGGTATGCCAAGTCTGTATTTGTTGTCAAATCTTTATGTGATGAAGTGTGATCAAGTAGAAGTTCAGTTGTTGCAACAGTTAACATTTTCTAAGGCTCTCTTTTCTATAGGGTTATTTAATCTAGTTGTTCTTCCATAATTCATCAAACTAACAAGTTATATGATACACATGATTCAGTAACTGTTGTAGGATATCCACTTGGTGGAGATACAATCTCTGTGACAAAGGGTGTGGTATCAcgaattgaggtttgatttcatgAAATTGTGATCATAAgcttttagtatttttttggtgaattttatattcttgttgagaTTGTTTTATAGATGATAAATTGCTGACTTAAGTGTTATCAATTTTaagttggttgaaaattttagaaCATGGTGTCCAAATGAGCTTTTTAATATTAATCACTTTTTTTTTGCTTCTGTTTCAGGTTAGTATGCTCATGGATCCTCTGATCTGCTTGGTATTCAGATTGATGCTGCAATAAACCCTGGTTGGTAACTCAACCTAGTTTCCTTGCTAGAAAGAtagcattttattttttagatagTTGGATGTTATTGCACCACTTTCTCTGGCAAGGTACAGATATATTCTTGTAAAAGCATATTAATGTTGTCAAAGAAACgtacttgttttgcaggaaacagtGGTGGTCCTGCCTTCAATGATCGTGGTGAGTGTATTGGTGTGGCATTCCAGGTATTCCTTCTGCTAAATCTGCCTTTTATTTTCCCTACTTTATCTATTCcaaacttttcaaaaatcttttatagATTAACTTTGTCCCAGAATAATGTTTAATGGAAATGCATCTGAGTACTGCTTTTGCACCTAAATTAGCATTCTACCTTCTTTCATATCTCACTAGATATTTCATTTAGGTTTTCAGATCCGAAGACACTGAAAATATTGGATATGTTATTCCATCCACTGTGGTTTCTCATTTTcttgatgattatgaaagaaatgGGAAGTATACTGGTAAGCTGACATCGTGAGTCATCAGGAGCCTTCTCTGCATGCAGCTGTGATGCTTGAACAAGCATCCTACTGCTATTTGCTTTCCATCCCACCAATGTTACGCAAGTATGGTTTTCATCTTGTTTTGTCTGGAAATCGTTACTACATTTCTGATCAGGTACTCGATTGCATGTCAAATTCATCTTCATATTGAAACTTGTCTCAGATATTTAAAGTATGTTCAAAGTTTTATGTGCTAATTGTAAAACATTCATTCTGTAAAATGTAGAGACAACATGCGATTCGAGCTTACAGGAATGCACTCTTCGTTTACATAGAAAATGGTTGGAGTTATATATCTAATCATGTTCACTACAATGTTGGAAGGTTCTCTATGCTTTGTTTGTATATTTGTGAATTTATCTTTGATGCTTTTGACCTTATCTCCTTCCATTTACTTACATGGTATTCTTTTATTGGAGTTCTTGATTTGGCTATCAAGCATATGCTAGAGGTTTTGGCTTGCAGTCATCTGTCCCTAGCCACACAAAATGCATTCCTTAATGAATTTTCCCATGTTGTCCAGGTACTTCTATagattcttcctcatgatatttttgtttagtaGTTCGTAAATCTTAAAATCTTGCTATACCTTGATTCGTCAGAGCATGGGAATGAAATTTGAGGTTTACAATCTTCGACTACCTGTTATCAATATGGCCTCACTCAAagtattttattaagattttcgaACTTACGCATCACCTTCATATTT is drawn from Zingiber officinale cultivar Zhangliang chromosome 1B, Zo_v1.1, whole genome shotgun sequence and contains these coding sequences:
- the LOC122040349 gene encoding pentatricopeptide repeat-containing protein At3g04760, chloroplastic-like is translated as MASAEAKTTQPQTLDSKESHYMKLLSRSCKAGKFNESLYFLEYMVGKGYKLDVILCTKLIKGLCSSRSVDKAVRVMDILESHGEPDVFAYNALVSGFCKAGRIESAIEVLGRMKSRRCPPDIVTYNILIGCFCTRGKLDLALEALDRLLDDKCQPTVVTFTILIEAALLQGGIGDAMKFLDEMMSQGLQPDNYTYTAIIRGLCREGMVDAAYEFLKSLPSRECDPDVMSYNVLLRGLLSYKRWEDGEKVVGEMLETGKLDRAKQLLDDMISRGLKPDSYSYDPLISAYYKAQWEILRSVLCENYIVIELVFMNVFALVLARGIECDIALLAVESEEFWKGAEPLRFGQLPCLQDNEELENCK